From the Peromyscus leucopus breed LL Stock chromosome 8b, UCI_PerLeu_2.1, whole genome shotgun sequence genome, one window contains:
- the LOC114707743 gene encoding WAP four-disulfide core domain protein 18-like, with protein MKTATVLVLVAFFAIMMDMACALSSPRELQKPGACPVLPPNTFGTCDERCTGDDSCSGEMKCCSNGCGHVCKPAVFTTADSPVKDGSDTYKHD; from the exons ATGAAGACAGCCACAGTCTTGGTTCTGGTCGCTTTCTTTGCCATAATGATGGACATGGCCTGTGCTCTGTCTTCTCCCAGAG aattacagAAACCTGGAGCTTGTCCCGTTCTGCCGCCAAATACCTTTGGAACTTGTGATGAGAGATGCACAGGAGATGACTCATGCTCTGGAGAAATGAAGTGCTGCAGCAATGGGTGTGGTCATGTCTGCAAACCTGCCGTCTTCACA ACAGCTGACAGCCCTGTGAAAGATGGATCCGATACTTATAAGCATGACTGA